The genomic window TTCCCGAAAGCGAAGCAGCCTGTCTCGGGCCGACGGGTGAAATTCATGCCGATGGATCTCTTCCGGCAGCTGGTCGAAGCCATCGACCTGCCCATCGACAAGATCTGCTTCTACAACTACGGTGAGCCGCTCCTCCATCCGGAATTCAGCGCGATGTGCCGCCTGATGCGGGAGCGCTGCCCGTCATCCCTCATCACCACCAGCACGAATGGCAGCAGGCTCGGGGATCCGGGCGTTCGGGCTGGGCTGCTGGCCTCGGGCCTGGATGAGATCATCATTTCCGTGGACGGCGCCAGCCAGGCCACCTACGAAGTCTATCGGCGCGGGGGCCGATTGGAGGACATCCTTCGGGGCATGCGCCTGTTGAAGGACGAGCGGGACCGGGCGGGGCTGCTGCGGCCGAGAATCCTGTGGCGCTACATCCTGTTCCCATGGAACGACAGTGACGAGGAACTCGCGGAAGCGGAAAGGCTGGCTGGGGAGATTGGGGTCGATCGCTTCTGCTACCACCTCTCGGACCTGCCGGAGATGGCCTCGGAAACCTACCGGCCTGGGACCGCCGCCTTTGAGCGCATTCGGGGCAGGCTGTTCTGAATCCGCTCAGGCCACCGCGCCGGGCAGGGTGAATACCACGCAGGTGCCCTTGCCTTCGGTGCTGTCGAGGCGGATGTCGCCCCCGTGGTTGCGGACGATCTCGCGGCAGATGCTGAGCCCAAGGCCGGTGCCCTTGCCCTCGGGCTTGGTGGTGAACATGGGGCGGAAGACCTGGCTCAGCAGGTCTGCGGGGATGCCCTGGCCCGAATCGGAGAAGCGCAGCTCCCACCAGGGGCCGTTGGGGGTGCTGTCCTCGGCGGGCTTCGCCGCAAGGCGCACGGTCCCGCCGGCGGGCATGGCGTCCACGGCGTTCTTCATGAGGTTGAGGAAGAGCTGTTCCATCTGCTTGCGGTCGACATCCAGGCGGCAGCCGGCGGGGATCTCGGTTTCCACGGTGACCCCATGCGAGGTCAGCGTGGGCGCCCATAGTTGCTGGAGGTCGTCCAGAAGATCTGCGAAGGCCTGGGCCTCCCGGTGCAGCTGGGGGCGCCGGGTGAGGTCGAGCATGCGGCGCACGATGTCGCCCACGCGTTGGATCTGGGCGTGGATCACCCGGAGGCGTTCACGCAGCTTGTCGGGGAGATCCGACTGGGCATCCATGAGCTGGAGGTGGCCATTCACCAGATTGAGGGGCGTGCCCACCTCGTGGGCGAAAGTGGCCGCGAGCTGGCCAGCCACGGCGAGCCGTTCCTGGGTGCTGAGTTCCTCCCGCAGCAGCGCCATGCGCTCGGCCATGGAGGCCAGTTCGGCGTTCTTGGCCTGAAGTTCGGACAGGGCGGCATCGATGCGGTCCTGCAGGTTGGCGTTCAGGCCGCGGATTTCGCGGATCAGGGCCTCGCGCTCCTCGCCCGCCCGCTCGAGTTGGACGGCCATCTCGTTGAAGCGGGTGGCGATCAGGCCCAGCTCATCGCTGCGCTTGATGGTCACGCGAGCCTTG from Geothrix sp. includes these protein-coding regions:
- a CDS encoding radical SAM protein — encoded protein: MRARMLAGDRSACLECHLNRCPGFEPLSDEERASGGGGAPWIHQLLIEPTAVCNFDCPTICGHSFPKAKQPVSGRRVKFMPMDLFRQLVEAIDLPIDKICFYNYGEPLLHPEFSAMCRLMRERCPSSLITTSTNGSRLGDPGVRAGLLASGLDEIIISVDGASQATYEVYRRGGRLEDILRGMRLLKDERDRAGLLRPRILWRYILFPWNDSDEELAEAERLAGEIGVDRFCYHLSDLPEMASETYRPGTAAFERIRGRLF
- a CDS encoding HAMP domain-containing sensor histidine kinase, translated to MLRRVRIRPLAWLRSVHAKLFLLLGLVTSVLTVAVAYNITRNSGRELESYTRKLTIDTAGTVETDVVERDPGFKDPDKLDQLLSSIAGPDRSIFQIDVFKRIGKSNEVELVRSSGDEANVDWGPEIGSYLALTASQAELVDLNTGSRAWKVYQPIRSHKPGQPPLGLIRVYCDLERWDVIWDNNLKRTLHTLPGVLLGEFILLWLILRVLISDPIEAMVLAMQQLERGEAKARVTIKRSDELGLIATRFNEMAVQLERAGEEREALIREIRGLNANLQDRIDAALSELQAKNAELASMAERMALLREELSTQERLAVAGQLAATFAHEVGTPLNLVNGHLQLMDAQSDLPDKLRERLRVIHAQIQRVGDIVRRMLDLTRRPQLHREAQAFADLLDDLQQLWAPTLTSHGVTVETEIPAGCRLDVDRKQMEQLFLNLMKNAVDAMPAGGTVRLAAKPAEDSTPNGPWWELRFSDSGQGIPADLLSQVFRPMFTTKPEGKGTGLGLSICREIVRNHGGDIRLDSTEGKGTCVVFTLPGAVA